TAACACATGGCGTGCGCCTCGCCAGAGTCTGTGTGCCATGTCATGTTGATCGGGCGCGGCCGATAATTCTCAAACTGTAAGGTAACCAGTTGCGTGTCCTGTTCGAACATAGGCGTCAGTGCACACTCACCCGATCCAATAATGTAATCGCCATTACGCCTCAGACCTTGCATCTGCCAGGATGAAACCGCCTCATCAAGCTCAAGCAACCTGCGTCCACGCAGATTGGCCACCCATACCTGACCGATATCCGAATCGGCATGATCGAATACTTCTACGTCCAAGCCTGAGCGCTGGAATGCATCAAGCAGGAACGGCTGCGACCAGCCGCTTTCGAACCAGCCAAATTTGCGGATGCAATAGACCGAAAGCGCATCAAGCCGCAGCCCCCAGTTCTTCCACCAATTCTGGTTGACCGGCTCCCCAGACAACACGATCTTGCCTTCGGGCTTGAGATGCGCGGCCATGCGCTGGATCAACTCCCAAGGCTTCGCAGCGTGGTGGAAGCATTCATAGAACTGGATGACATCATATTGCTCGTCCGCACTGAACGAATCGAAGCTGCTTTGGTGCGCGCTGATCCTGCGGCTGCCCGCAGCAGCGCGCTGATTGATGAGATTCACGAACTGCGGGTTGATGTCGATGCTGGTGACGTCAAGACCGCTATATGCGGCGATCTCGGACGAGAGGCCCCAGCCGCAGCCCATGTCGAGCATCTTGCCACCCAAAGGCGGCCGGGCGAATTTCAGCGCGCGCGCCAGCCGCTCGAGATGCACGGCAAGCCCGGAAGGCGAATCATGATTATAGGGATTGGCCGCCGAAATATGTGCAGCGGTATCGATATCGCCCAGTTCATTCTTGGCCTGTTCGAATTCTCGGTTCGAAAGTTCGTTATAAAGCCCAATCTGTGCCGCATAATACTCATCCGAGAATGGATCAAGTTCCTGGTCGACAAAGACAGTCGGCTCATAAGAAAAATCGTGCCAATACTGATTACATTCTGCTGCGCCTGGCCCCCCGAACCTGTCGGATAAGCTAACGAATTCATCGAGATCGGGCGCCCGTAACTGCATAAAATCTATCCATTATCTTGTTCTTAATGAGAAGGAAAACATCCCTCCGGATCATGGTCTAGAGCATCGAGCGCAGAAGGAAAAAGCGTTTTTTCATTGAGTG
This genomic stretch from Sphingobium sp. BYY-5 harbors:
- a CDS encoding class I SAM-dependent methyltransferase, which gives rise to MQLRAPDLDEFVSLSDRFGGPGAAECNQYWHDFSYEPTVFVDQELDPFSDEYYAAQIGLYNELSNREFEQAKNELGDIDTAAHISAANPYNHDSPSGLAVHLERLARALKFARPPLGGKMLDMGCGWGLSSEIAAYSGLDVTSIDINPQFVNLINQRAAAGSRRISAHQSSFDSFSADEQYDVIQFYECFHHAAKPWELIQRMAAHLKPEGKIVLSGEPVNQNWWKNWGLRLDALSVYCIRKFGWFESGWSQPFLLDAFQRSGLDVEVFDHADSDIGQVWVANLRGRRLLELDEAVSSWQMQGLRRNGDYIIGSGECALTPMFEQDTQLVTLQFENYRPRPINMTWHTDSGEAHAMCYPSGRHFLTFDRSYAGKRLHLDIEAWYPSVESGSEDNQAHGIHISKIFTFT